A part of Saccharomonospora amisosensis genomic DNA contains:
- a CDS encoding cobalamin biosynthesis protein, which translates to MGDSGVGVARAVGLMLGLVADGVIGDPHKGRAVTGFTTIARAAQRRVYADSALAGAVYTGALTSAAVLAGSAAERAGSGRPVVRALTTATATWAVLGGARIAAHGTELSRDLQRGDLDAARRTVSALDSRSADELDATALSRAAVEIVALRSANDVVTPLLWGAVAGIPGLLGSRAVGVLRATTGEHGRCRGFGWVAARLDELVNLLPTRAAAALTVASAPVVGGSTGAALRAWRRDTVLHPSPNAGRVEAAFAGALEIRLGGRTVYHHGVRELPVLGDGRNPDAGHVTRAVELSRVVGWLAGAASVALAALLGFRRRA; encoded by the coding sequence ATGGGGGATTCCGGCGTGGGTGTTGCACGAGCCGTTGGGCTGATGCTGGGGTTGGTGGCCGACGGAGTGATCGGTGACCCGCACAAGGGGCGCGCGGTGACCGGTTTCACCACGATCGCCCGGGCGGCGCAACGCCGGGTGTACGCCGACAGCGCACTGGCTGGGGCCGTGTACACGGGCGCGCTCACTTCGGCCGCCGTGCTCGCGGGTTCGGCAGCGGAGCGGGCGGGCAGCGGCCGCCCGGTCGTGCGTGCGTTGACGACCGCCACCGCGACGTGGGCGGTGCTCGGCGGTGCCCGTATCGCGGCACACGGCACGGAACTCTCCCGCGACCTGCAACGCGGCGACCTGGATGCGGCGCGACGCACGGTGTCCGCGCTGGACTCGCGCAGCGCTGACGAACTCGACGCCACGGCACTGTCTCGCGCCGCCGTGGAGATCGTCGCGCTCCGGTCGGCCAATGACGTGGTCACACCGCTGCTGTGGGGCGCCGTCGCCGGGATACCTGGGTTGCTCGGTTCGCGCGCGGTGGGTGTGTTGCGGGCGACGACGGGCGAGCACGGCCGATGCCGCGGGTTCGGTTGGGTCGCGGCACGGCTGGACGAACTGGTGAACTTGCTGCCCACGCGGGCGGCCGCGGCGCTGACCGTGGCGAGCGCTCCCGTGGTCGGTGGCTCGACCGGTGCCGCGCTGCGGGCGTGGCGGCGCGACACCGTACTACACCCCAGCCCGAACGCCGGTCGGGTCGAGGCTGCGTTCGCGGGTGCGCTGGAGATCCGGTTGGGCGGCCGTACCGTCTACCACCACGGTGTGCGCGAGCTGCCCGTGCTCGGCGACGGCCGCAACCCTGACGCGGGGCACGTGACCCGCGCGGTGGAGCTTTCCCGGGTCGTCGGCTGGCTCGCCGGTGCGGCGTCGGTGGCGCTGGCGGCGCTGCTCGGCTTTCGCCGCCGAGCGTGA
- a CDS encoding fructosamine kinase family protein, whose product MNTHEAMDAVERWLPDKAGHTHSLGGGSIVVTLRGGGQVVAKSAVGVDANRAEAAGLRWLGEPGDLPVPAVHGFDDDWLVMEFVPPGAPSVRAARAFGRGFAALHLRGAPAFGAPPPEGPTDAWIGLARMRDEPADDWPTFYARHRIEPYVRQCVDQGLFTLTESAIFDRLCARLPELAGEPEAPARLHGDAWSGNVHWAADGRAWLIDPAAHGGHRETDLAMLRLFGTPLLEHIMDAYVEAANDFGAPLADGWRERVALHQLFPLLVHSVLFGGGYVRQTIEAARAALR is encoded by the coding sequence ATGAACACCCACGAGGCGATGGACGCCGTCGAACGCTGGCTGCCGGACAAGGCGGGGCACACCCACTCGCTCGGCGGCGGCAGCATCGTGGTGACGCTGCGCGGCGGCGGGCAGGTCGTCGCCAAGAGTGCCGTGGGGGTCGACGCGAACCGGGCCGAGGCGGCCGGGCTGCGCTGGCTCGGCGAGCCGGGCGATCTGCCGGTACCCGCCGTACACGGCTTCGACGACGACTGGCTCGTGATGGAGTTCGTCCCGCCTGGCGCGCCCAGCGTGCGGGCCGCACGCGCGTTCGGCCGGGGATTCGCCGCACTTCACCTGCGGGGTGCTCCCGCGTTCGGCGCGCCGCCGCCCGAGGGCCCAACCGATGCGTGGATCGGCCTGGCCAGGATGCGCGACGAACCCGCCGACGACTGGCCCACGTTCTACGCTCGCCACCGCATCGAGCCCTACGTGCGGCAGTGTGTCGATCAAGGGCTGTTCACCTTGACGGAGTCGGCGATCTTCGACAGGTTGTGCGCCCGGTTGCCGGAACTGGCTGGCGAGCCCGAGGCGCCCGCCCGGCTGCACGGCGACGCCTGGAGTGGCAACGTCCACTGGGCAGCCGACGGCAGGGCGTGGCTGATCGACCCGGCCGCACACGGCGGGCACAGGGAGACCGACCTGGCGATGCTGCGACTGTTCGGCACACCGCTACTGGAACACATCATGGACGCCTACGTGGAGGCGGCGAACGACTTCGGTGCCCCGCTCGCCGACGGTTGGCGCGAGCGGGTGGCGCTGCACCAACTGTTCCCGTTGCTGGTGCACTCCGTGCTGTTCGGCGGTGGGTACGTCCGCCAGACGATCGAGGCCGCTCGGGCCGCGCTGCGCTGA
- a CDS encoding M16 family metallopeptidase, whose protein sequence is MTSATHRDAERIGRTPLGPRQVPPLGEQRPPAELSHTDTVLGNGLRVLAVRKPTVPMVELRLSIPFAGDDPSHPATAEVLAETILTGTKRRDRIAIDTELALIGGDLGTVVDPEHLSVSGSALASGLPTLLDVLADVLTEAVHTDGEVRREADRIVERLAVARTQPRVIAREALQRRRYGDHPYTREVPRPEDVAAVTPDAVRLLHADAVLPGGSTLVLVGDIDPDAVIGEVEQALGSWRGDGEAKRLAELPDLTPGDLLLVGRAGAVQSQLRLSAQAVPRTDPRYPALQLANLTFGGYFSSRLVENIREDKGYTYGAHSGFEFTGQKATLQVEADTASEVTAAALLETRYELGRLGLVPPTDADVEAVRQYAIGSLLISSSSQTGLASQLAALTDVGLGVEWLTAHPDRLARVTTEDVAQAALEFFAPSRFTGVVVGDAEVLAPQLLALGDVTVEGAS, encoded by the coding sequence GTGACCTCAGCGACTCACCGCGACGCGGAGCGGATCGGCCGCACGCCATTGGGCCCGAGGCAGGTGCCCCCGCTGGGTGAGCAGCGGCCACCCGCCGAACTGAGCCACACCGACACCGTGCTCGGCAACGGCCTTCGGGTGCTTGCCGTGCGCAAGCCCACCGTGCCGATGGTCGAGCTGCGGCTCTCGATCCCGTTCGCGGGCGACGACCCTTCGCACCCGGCCACCGCCGAGGTGCTGGCCGAAACCATACTCACCGGCACGAAGCGGCGTGACCGGATCGCCATCGACACCGAGCTGGCCCTCATCGGCGGTGACCTCGGCACGGTGGTCGATCCCGAGCACCTCAGCGTGTCGGGCAGCGCGTTGGCCAGCGGTCTGCCGACCTTGCTCGACGTACTCGCCGACGTGCTGACCGAAGCCGTGCACACCGACGGCGAGGTACGCAGGGAAGCCGACCGGATCGTGGAACGGCTCGCCGTCGCCCGTACGCAGCCAAGGGTGATCGCCCGCGAGGCACTGCAGCGGCGCCGCTACGGCGACCACCCCTACACCCGCGAGGTGCCGCGACCGGAAGACGTAGCCGCCGTCACCCCCGACGCCGTGCGGCTGCTGCACGCCGACGCCGTGCTGCCGGGCGGTTCGACCCTCGTGCTTGTCGGCGACATCGACCCCGACGCCGTGATCGGTGAGGTGGAGCAAGCACTCGGGTCGTGGCGCGGGGACGGCGAGGCGAAGCGGCTCGCCGAGTTGCCCGATCTCACGCCGGGTGACCTGCTGCTCGTCGGCAGGGCTGGTGCGGTGCAGTCCCAGTTGCGGCTCTCGGCACAGGCCGTGCCGAGGACAGACCCGCGCTACCCGGCGCTGCAACTGGCGAACCTCACCTTCGGCGGGTACTTCTCCTCGCGGCTGGTGGAGAACATTCGCGAGGACAAGGGTTACACCTACGGCGCACACTCCGGCTTCGAGTTCACAGGGCAGAAGGCGACGCTTCAGGTGGAGGCCGACACCGCCAGCGAGGTGACAGCGGCCGCGCTGCTGGAGACGCGATACGAGCTGGGCAGGCTCGGGCTGGTACCGCCGACGGACGCCGACGTCGAGGCGGTACGCCAGTACGCCATCGGTTCGCTGCTCATCTCCTCGTCGTCGCAGACCGGGCTGGCCAGCCAACTGGCCGCGCTCACCGACGTCGGACTCGGTGTGGAGTGGCTGACCGCGCATCCTGACCGGCTCGCGCGAGTCACCACCGAGGACGTGGCGCAGGCCGCGCTGGAGTTCTTCGCCCCGAGCCGCTTCACCGGAGTCGTGGTGGGCGACGCGGAGGTGCTCGCGCCGCAACTGCTCGCTCTCGGTGACGTCACGGTCGAGGGTGCGAGCTGA
- a CDS encoding SURF1 family cytochrome oxidase biogenesis protein, whose protein sequence is MRWRLLLKPGWLGLTLVVFAFAITCYTLLAPWQFHRDTERETRNAAVQASFTERARPLPRVLADGQAPDQGTEWRRVFIEGTYLPQAEVIARLRTVQGEPAFEVLTPMRTTDGQTVLIDRGYVRPDDRTRVPPYAAPPGGTVRVEARVRADETDPQGRPAFSDGSTGGRLHSYAVDSRTVARATGLGIRPGYFQLAQGQPGVLGPLPLPQLDAGPYFSYALQWLAFGTMAVLGWLYFTVRELRPGGALSADQPRGERRKSVAELLAEDEEADSEEADGGGNATAVTHGRGGGTGQ, encoded by the coding sequence GTGCGCTGGAGGTTGCTGCTCAAACCGGGCTGGCTGGGATTGACGCTGGTGGTGTTCGCTTTCGCCATCACGTGCTACACGTTGCTCGCGCCGTGGCAGTTCCACCGCGACACCGAGCGGGAGACCCGTAACGCCGCAGTGCAGGCGTCCTTCACCGAGCGGGCCCGCCCGTTACCGCGGGTGCTTGCCGACGGGCAGGCTCCCGACCAGGGCACGGAGTGGCGCAGGGTGTTCATCGAAGGTACCTACCTGCCCCAGGCGGAAGTGATCGCACGGCTGCGCACGGTGCAGGGCGAACCCGCCTTCGAGGTGCTGACACCGATGCGCACCACCGATGGCCAGACCGTGCTGATCGATCGCGGCTACGTGCGCCCCGACGACCGCACCAGGGTCCCGCCGTACGCCGCACCACCGGGTGGCACGGTGCGGGTGGAGGCGCGCGTGCGCGCTGACGAGACCGATCCCCAGGGCAGGCCGGCCTTCTCCGACGGCTCCACCGGCGGCAGGCTGCACAGCTACGCGGTGGATTCCCGCACGGTCGCGCGTGCGACGGGGCTGGGCATCCGGCCCGGCTACTTCCAGCTGGCGCAGGGCCAGCCCGGGGTGCTCGGTCCGCTGCCGTTGCCGCAGCTGGACGCGGGCCCGTACTTCTCCTACGCGCTGCAATGGCTGGCGTTCGGCACCATGGCCGTGCTCGGCTGGCTGTACTTCACGGTGCGCGAGCTGAGGCCGGGCGGCGCGTTGTCGGCGGACCAGCCGCGTGGTGAGCGGCGCAAGTCGGTGGCGGAGCTGCTGGCGGAAGACGAGGAAGCGGACAGCGAAGAGGCCGATGGGGGCGGCAACGCCACCGCGGTCACGCACGGTCGAGGCGGTGGCACCGGGCAATGA
- the nudC gene encoding NAD(+) diphosphatase: protein MNTAPFELGALPALSRSTADRNESLRADAERLLARWPAARVLLLDRRGRTPVPERAAREPGGGPVPLNTRKAIDFGERPPANAAFLGQWQDTDYWFLPGEPGEGTETVSIPGSWGGWQDAPARDGEVWVDLRGHGSMLDDASAGLLTTAEALRNWHWRARFCSRCGGESELRQFGWLSVCGRCGKDEYPRTDPAVICLVHDNLGTNGEHVLLARQPVWPPKRYSVLAGFVEAGESLEGCVEREIREEVGVDVGGIRYLGSQPWPFPRSIMLGFAARAEAGASLRPADGEIEEALWVPRDEVRAAFAGEHPNLLLPGSSSIAHVMLRAWAEAQR from the coding sequence ATGAACACAGCGCCGTTCGAGCTGGGCGCGCTTCCCGCGCTGTCCCGGTCGACGGCGGACCGCAACGAGTCGCTGCGAGCCGACGCGGAGCGGCTGCTGGCACGGTGGCCCGCCGCGCGAGTGCTGCTGCTGGACCGGCGTGGCCGCACCCCGGTGCCGGAGCGGGCGGCGCGCGAACCGGGTGGTGGGCCTGTCCCGCTGAACACCCGCAAGGCGATCGACTTCGGTGAACGACCTCCGGCGAACGCGGCGTTCCTCGGTCAGTGGCAGGACACCGACTACTGGTTCCTACCCGGCGAGCCGGGTGAGGGCACCGAAACGGTGAGCATCCCCGGCAGCTGGGGCGGGTGGCAGGACGCGCCCGCCCGCGACGGCGAGGTGTGGGTGGACCTGCGCGGGCACGGCTCGATGCTGGACGACGCGTCGGCCGGGCTGCTCACCACCGCCGAAGCGCTGCGCAACTGGCACTGGCGCGCACGGTTTTGCTCACGCTGCGGCGGGGAGAGTGAGCTGAGGCAGTTCGGCTGGCTCTCGGTGTGTGGCCGCTGCGGCAAGGACGAGTACCCGCGCACCGATCCTGCGGTGATCTGCCTTGTGCACGACAACCTCGGCACCAACGGCGAGCACGTGCTGCTGGCGAGGCAACCGGTGTGGCCACCGAAGCGCTATTCGGTGCTCGCCGGATTCGTCGAGGCGGGGGAGTCCCTCGAGGGCTGTGTCGAGCGGGAGATCCGCGAGGAGGTCGGTGTCGACGTCGGTGGCATCCGCTACCTCGGCAGCCAGCCGTGGCCGTTCCCTCGCTCGATCATGCTGGGCTTCGCGGCTCGGGCGGAGGCCGGCGCGTCGCTTCGCCCCGCCGACGGTGAGATCGAGGAGGCGCTGTGGGTGCCACGGGACGAGGTTCGTGCCGCCTTCGCGGGCGAGCACCCGAACCTGCTGCTTCCCGGCTCTTCTTCGATCGCGCACGTGATGTTGCGGGCATGGGCCGAGGCGCAGCGTTGA